A genomic region of Microlunatus sagamiharensis contains the following coding sequences:
- a CDS encoding type 1 glutamine amidotransferase: MGDALLADVSGEYGPGDGPRVEVVLVYQSLLGIYGDRGNATVLARRLAWRGFDAVLTVVEPGEPLPDTGQVYLLGGGEDAAQISAVRALQADGGLHRAVDRGAVVFAVCAGYQIAGRTFTVGDPTVPGGEDQVIEGLGLLDVTTTRGPRRAVGEILSRWRGRSGDSDDSALLTGFENHGGWTRLGPDAEPLADVEVGVGNCADGTEGAVNGTVIGTYPHGPVLARNPALADHLLELALGEELAPLPRPEIDALRTQRLAAVRGTR, translated from the coding sequence ATGGGCGACGCGCTCCTGGCCGACGTCTCCGGCGAGTACGGCCCGGGCGACGGGCCCCGCGTCGAGGTCGTGCTGGTCTACCAGTCGCTGCTCGGCATCTACGGCGACCGCGGCAACGCGACCGTGCTGGCCCGTCGGCTGGCCTGGCGCGGGTTCGACGCGGTGCTCACCGTCGTCGAGCCGGGCGAGCCGCTGCCCGACACCGGGCAGGTCTACCTGCTCGGTGGGGGCGAGGACGCCGCGCAGATCTCCGCCGTCCGCGCGCTCCAGGCCGACGGTGGGCTGCACCGCGCGGTCGACCGCGGCGCCGTCGTCTTCGCGGTGTGCGCCGGCTACCAGATCGCCGGGCGCACGTTCACCGTCGGCGACCCGACCGTGCCCGGGGGCGAGGACCAGGTCATCGAGGGCCTCGGCCTGCTCGACGTCACCACGACGCGCGGACCACGGCGGGCCGTCGGGGAGATCCTCAGCCGCTGGCGCGGCCGCTCCGGGGACTCCGACGACTCAGCGCTGCTGACCGGCTTCGAGAACCACGGCGGCTGGACCCGGCTCGGCCCCGACGCCGAGCCCCTGGCCGACGTCGAGGTCGGCGTCGGCAACTGCGCCGACGGCACCGAGGGCGCGGTCAACGGGACCGTCATCGGCACCTACCCCCACGGTCCCGTGCTCGCGCGCAACCCGGCGCTGGCCGACCACCTCCTCGAGCTCGCCCTCGGCGAGGAGCTCGCACCGCTCCCCCGCCCCGAGATCGACGCCCTGCGCACGCAGCGCCTCGCCGCGGTCCGGGGCACCCGCTAG
- a CDS encoding phytoene desaturase family protein produces the protein MPATHEPDVDPDVVVVGGGHNALVAAAYLAQAGRRVTLLEARDELGGAVAGARLFPGVDARVSRYSYLVSLLPASVVAELGLDLELRSRRVASYTPTQRGDLLVERSEGAATRASFRALTGGDEAYEAWRTFYDRVAELAAVVVPTLTRPLPHAAELRTAVPDALWHDLVERPVGEVLTRTFADDAVRGVVLTDALIGTFARSDDASLVQNRCFLYHLIGNGTGEWRVPVGGMGRVADELVRVARAAGADLRTGAVVTGLTPLPGGGAEVALADGSRFAARHVLLGCAPAVANGLLGSPVEPRPAPEGSQLKVNLLLRRLPRLRSGVDPATAFAGTLHLGQSAVRLDEAYDTAASGVLPDPLPSEVYCHTLTDPSILGEELRASGHQTLTLFGVHAPARLFRDDPAGMRDRARDAALRSLQAVLAEPLEDCLATDGDGRPCIEVVTPVDLEHELRMPGGHIFHGDLAWPWLADGDLPRTPDEAWGVATAHPGVLLCGSGAVRGGAVSGLGGQNAAMAVLAEV, from the coding sequence ATGCCCGCGACGCATGAGCCGGACGTCGACCCGGACGTCGTCGTGGTCGGCGGCGGGCACAACGCCCTCGTCGCCGCCGCCTACCTCGCGCAGGCCGGCCGCCGCGTCACCCTGCTCGAGGCCCGCGACGAGCTGGGCGGCGCCGTCGCCGGCGCACGGCTGTTCCCCGGCGTGGACGCGCGGGTGTCGCGCTACTCCTACCTCGTCTCGCTGCTGCCCGCGAGCGTCGTCGCCGAGCTCGGTCTCGACCTCGAGCTGCGCTCACGGCGCGTCGCGTCGTACACGCCCACCCAGCGCGGCGACCTGCTGGTCGAACGGTCCGAGGGCGCGGCGACGCGGGCGTCCTTCCGCGCGCTGACCGGTGGCGACGAGGCGTACGAGGCCTGGCGCACCTTCTACGACCGGGTCGCCGAGCTGGCGGCGGTGGTCGTGCCCACCCTCACCCGACCCCTGCCGCACGCGGCCGAGCTGCGCACGGCGGTGCCGGACGCGCTCTGGCACGACCTCGTGGAGCGTCCGGTCGGCGAGGTGCTGACGCGGACGTTCGCCGACGACGCCGTCCGGGGCGTGGTGCTCACCGATGCGCTGATCGGGACGTTCGCCCGCTCGGACGACGCGAGCCTCGTGCAGAACCGCTGCTTCCTCTACCACCTGATCGGCAACGGGACGGGCGAGTGGCGCGTCCCCGTCGGCGGCATGGGCCGCGTCGCGGACGAGCTCGTCCGGGTGGCTCGGGCGGCCGGGGCGGACCTGCGGACCGGCGCGGTCGTCACCGGCCTGACACCGCTGCCCGGCGGCGGTGCGGAGGTCGCGCTGGCCGACGGATCGAGGTTCGCTGCGAGGCACGTCCTGCTCGGATGCGCGCCCGCCGTCGCCAACGGACTGCTCGGCAGCCCGGTCGAGCCGCGCCCCGCGCCCGAGGGCAGCCAGCTCAAGGTCAACCTGCTGCTGCGCCGCCTCCCCCGCCTCCGCTCCGGCGTCGACCCCGCGACCGCCTTCGCCGGCACCCTGCACCTCGGCCAGAGCGCCGTCCGGCTCGACGAGGCGTACGACACCGCGGCCTCTGGCGTGCTGCCCGACCCGCTGCCCAGCGAGGTCTACTGCCACACGCTGACCGACCCCTCGATCCTCGGTGAGGAGCTGCGGGCCTCGGGGCACCAGACGCTGACGCTCTTCGGTGTGCACGCGCCCGCGCGGCTCTTCCGCGACGATCCGGCCGGGATGCGCGACCGGGCGCGGGACGCGGCCCTGCGCTCGCTCCAGGCGGTGCTGGCCGAGCCGCTCGAGGACTGCCTGGCGACCGACGGCGACGGGCGGCCCTGCATCGAGGTCGTCACCCCGGTCGACCTCGAGCACGAGCTGCGGATGCCCGGCGGCCACATCTTCCACGGCGACCTCGCCTGGCCGTGGCTCGCCGACGGCGACCTGCCGCGTACGCCCGACGAGGCCTGGGGCGTGGCGACCGCGCACCCGGGGGTGCTCCTCTGCGGTTCCGGGGCCGTCCGGGGCGGCGCCGTGAGCGGCCTGGGCGGTCAGAATGCGGCGATGGCCGTGCTCGCCGAGGTCTGA
- a CDS encoding aldo/keto reductase, with amino-acid sequence MQTRQLGPFTVSAIGLGAMPMSMNNDQVYPDHDDAVATVQAALDAGITFIDTADVYAPTWDSMGHNERIVGEAVRTYGGSTEGVVIGTKGGIVRGEGETRRRDGSLDYLRSAVEKSLTALGVDQLDLYQWHRPDRWLVYGDVIANFKTLQDEGLIKAIGISNANVEEIEVAIEVLGEGGLASVQNEFSPRFRSSQDELDLCAEHGIAFLPWSPLGGGGATGIGREFAAFAEIGEAHGVSPQQVVLAWELSLDDVVIPIPGARRAASITDSAKAADLVLTADELARCSATGRP; translated from the coding sequence GTGCAGACCAGGCAGCTCGGACCCTTCACCGTGTCGGCGATCGGGCTCGGCGCCATGCCGATGTCCATGAACAACGACCAGGTCTACCCCGACCACGACGACGCCGTCGCCACCGTGCAGGCCGCGCTCGACGCGGGCATCACCTTCATCGACACGGCCGACGTGTACGCGCCGACGTGGGACTCGATGGGCCACAACGAGCGGATCGTCGGCGAGGCCGTGCGGACGTACGGTGGCTCGACCGAGGGCGTCGTCATCGGCACCAAGGGCGGCATCGTCCGCGGCGAGGGCGAGACCCGGCGCCGCGACGGTTCCCTGGACTACCTGCGCTCGGCGGTGGAGAAGTCGCTGACCGCCCTGGGCGTCGACCAGCTCGACCTCTACCAGTGGCACCGCCCGGACCGCTGGCTCGTCTACGGCGACGTGATCGCGAACTTCAAGACGCTGCAGGACGAGGGCCTGATCAAGGCGATCGGCATCTCCAACGCCAACGTCGAGGAGATCGAGGTCGCCATCGAGGTGCTGGGCGAGGGCGGCCTGGCCAGCGTGCAGAACGAGTTCTCGCCGCGGTTCCGGTCCAGCCAGGACGAGCTCGACCTCTGCGCGGAGCACGGCATCGCCTTCCTGCCCTGGAGCCCGCTCGGGGGCGGCGGCGCGACGGGCATCGGGCGCGAGTTCGCGGCGTTCGCCGAGATCGGCGAGGCGCACGGCGTCAGCCCCCAGCAGGTCGTGCTCGCCTGGGAGCTGTCGCTGGACGACGTCGTCATCCCGATCCCGGGGGCGCGCCGGGCCGCCTCGATCACCGACTCGGCCAAGGCCGCCGACCTGGTGCTCACCGCGGACGAGCTGGCGCGCTGCAGCGCCACCGGCCGGCCCTGA